A section of the Paramisgurnus dabryanus chromosome 4, PD_genome_1.1, whole genome shotgun sequence genome encodes:
- the micall2b gene encoding protein-methionine sulfoxide oxidase mical2b, whose product MAAVKALQQWCKIQCDGYRDVSITNMTTSFRDGLAFCALIHKHRPDLIDFDSLSKENVYDNNHLAFQVAEKELGIPALLDAEDMVALRVPDRLSILTYVSQYYNYFHGRSPIGGLGAIKRPAEESNEEPAGKKNQPVAAKVFGPPKPATEVQTPKSINDNKREVLVERANKSGTLSSSCSVCNQHVHLVQRHLVDGKLYHRNCFKCKECSTILLSGTYKAGKESGTFVCKSHTSAVKPPTTQTTHISEPPQKPQPTAVSRSTHSTSTNQNEPGGGTGKAGSTPSASILGWLGKKSDPTPTHGSSATPTPTSNPVPAPRTTPKTTPAPDTTTTKTSLNINSPSESSSPISISLQKSQEARKRFFDSNTNSSSIVPTSKNSPSSTSTVKPVGLKTESPASTKTSSFLSPASTKTSTFLSPASTKTSSFLSPASTKTLTSVSPATTKASTFLSPASTKTSTSVSPAGLNMSTSVSPASTKTSFLSPASTKTSTSVSPAGLKTSTFLSPASTKTSASVSPASTKTSSFLSPASTKTSASVSPASTKTSSFLSPASTKTSTSVSPAGLKTSSSVSPEGLKTSTYLSPASTKTTTSVSPASTKTSAFVSPAGLKTSTSVNPAGTKTSASVSPASSKTSTLSSTSTTTTTSLSSKSTTTTTSVSPASAPNSGAAPSKGKVLLRVADWTKVLDEDEEVENEKDKAKTVIGKMVTGNKNYSSSSQGSTGLKANGGNISPTDLGVKGPSGKVRLKQLDAKEEPTAPAGGTSSWIKDKNSSRPVSSLSSNSKENNTTPSDWRSMLKPVSKPGNTTESSASPSKRPDAASSPRVTGVGISQTSGSPHFATTVSIYVNNPKSSSDSPQMKNGPSDSESASSVSPVRPSGTESHKLQKPDHIPKDQILKELKEIEMNLNELEKTGVELEKQLRQCDEEGEEDMNDLMVEWFTLIRNKQVYIRRESELVYVSRTQDLEEQQPSVEAELRRLMEKPERLKTLWDREREEELMAKLVEIVNDRNAIVEGLDEDRLREVEEDEQLNMMIQNLDIKKEEKKVKRKPSISQWFRKNKKQSVEDGSS is encoded by the exons GCTTTTCAGGTGGCGGAGAAAGAATTGGGAATACCTGCCCTGCTTGACGCCGAAGACATGGTTGCACTTAGAGTACCAGATCGTCTCAGTATTCTCACCTACGTTTCGCAATACTACAATTATTTCCACGGACGCTCTCCTA ttGGAGGTCTGGGAGCGATTAAAAGACCAGCTGAAGAATCGAACGAAGAACCAGCTGGAAAGAAAAACCAGCCTGTCGCAGCTAAAGTTTTTGGCCCCCCTAAACCAGCCACAGAGGTTCAGACGCCTAAATCAATAAACGACAATAAG AGAGAAGTTTTGGTTGAACGTGCCAATAAATCAGGAACTCTCAGCAGTAGTTGCAGCGTGTGCAACCAGCATGTTCATCTCGTccagcgccacctggtggatggGAAGCTGTATCACAGGAACTGCTTTAA ATGCAAGGAATGTTCCACCATTCTCCTCTCTGGCACCTACAAGGCTGGAAAAGAATCGGGAACGTTCGTCTGCAAGAGCCACACCAGTGCAGTGAAACCTCCAACCACCCAGACCACACACATATCTGAACCTCCACAGAAACCACAGCCCACTGCAGTCAGCAGGAGCACACACTCCACCTCAACAAACCAGAACGAACCGGGTGGAGGTACAGGAAAAGCCGGTTCGACGCCCAGCGCATCTATTCTTGGATGGCTGGGTAAAAAAAGTGACCCTACGCCCACCCATGGGTCATCTGCCACACCTACCCCAACATCCAACCCCGTTCCAGCACCAAGAACAACACCTAAAACAACACCAGCGCCAGACACTACAACCACAAAAACTTCCCTTAATATCAACAGCCCCTCAGAGTCTTCTTCACCTATAAGCATCAGTTTACAGAAGAGCCAAGAGGCCAGAAAGAG ATTCTTTGACTCAAACACAAATTCAAGTAGCATCGTGCCTACCAGTAAGAACAGCCCATCATCCACATCGACTGTAAAGCCAGTCGGCCTTAAAACTGAGAGTCCAGCAAGCACTAAAACTTCATCATTTTTGAGTCCAGCAAGCACTAAAACTTCAACATTTTTGAGTCCAGCAAGCACTAAAACTTCATCATTTTTGAGTCCAGCAAGCACTAAAACTTTAACATCAGTGAGTCCAGCAACCACTAAAGCTTCAACATTTTTGAGTCCAGCAAGCACTAAAACTTCAACATCGGTGAGTCCAGCAGGCCTTAACATGTCAACATCTGTAAGTCCAGCAAGCACTAAAACTTCATTTTTGAGTCCAGCAAGCACTAAAACTTCAACATCAGTGAGTCCAGCAGGCCTTAAAACTTCAACATTTTTGAGTCCAGCAAGCACTAAAACTTCAGCATCTGTAAGTCCAGCAAGCACCAAAACTTCATCATTTTTGAGTCCAGCAAGCACTAAAACTTCAGCATCTGTAAGTCCAGCAAGCACCAAAACTTCATCATTTTTGAGTCCAGCAAGCACTAAAACTTCAACATCTGTGAGTCCAGCAGGCCTTAAAACTTCTTCATCTGTGAGTCCAGAAGGCCTTAAAACTTCAACATATTTGAGTCCAGCAAGCACTAAAACTACAACATCTGTAAGTCCAGCAAGCACTAAAACTTCAGCATTTGTGAGTCCAGCAGGCCTTAAAACTTCAACATCAGTGAATCCAGCAGGGACTAAAACGTCAGCTTCTGTGAGTCCAGCAAGCAGTAAAACTTCAACATTGAGTTCAACAAGCACTACCACTACAACATCATTGAGTTCAAAAAGCACTACGACTACAACATCAGTGAGTCCGGCATCTGCTCCCAATTCAGGAGCCGCACCAAGTAAAGGCAAAGTACTGTTGCGGGTGGCAGACTGGACAAAAGTGCTGGATGAAGATGAAGAGGTGGAGAATGAAAAGGATAAAGCTAAAACTGTGATCGGCAAGATGGTGACTGGGAACAAAAATTATAGCAGTTCATCACAGGGTTCAACTGGGCTGAAAGCCAATGGCGG TAACATTTCCCCTACGGATCTGGGTGTGAAAGGCCCCTCGGGTAAGGTGCGCCTGAAACAACTGGATGCCAAGGAGGAACCTACTGCCCCTGCAGGTGGAACATCATCTTGGATCAAAGACAAAAACTCATCCAGGCCTGTAAGCTCGCTGTCGTCCAACAGCAAGG AAAATAATACCACACCATCTGACTGGAGATCAATGCTTAAACCTGTTTCAAA ACCTGGCAACACTACTGAAAGCAGTGCTAGTCCTAGCAAAAGGCCAGACGCTGCTTCCTCCCCACGGGTAACAGGTGTGGGAATCTCCCAGACGTCTGGATCTCCTCATTTTGCTACTACTGTCTCTATCTACGTCAACAACCCTAAATCATCCTCAGATAGCCCTCAGATGAAAAACGGGCCTAGTG ATTCGGAGAGTGCTAGCAGTGTATCTCCTGTTCGCCCCTCAGGGACTGAAAGTCACAAATTGCAAAAG CCGGATCACATTCCCAAAGACCAGATTCTAAAGGAACTAAAGGAAATTGAGATGAATCTGAACGAGCTGGAAAAAACAGGAGTGGAATTGGAGAAACAGCTCAGACAATGCGATGAGG AAGGAGAAGAGGACATGAATGATTTAATGGTGGAGTGGTTTACTCTTATCAGAAACAAGCAAGTCTACATAAGACGAGAATCGGAGCTGGTCTACGT TTCCAGGACTCAAGATCTAGAGGAGCAGCAGCCCAGTGTTGAAGCAGAACTCAGAAGACTGATGGAGAAACCAG AGCGTTTGAAAACTTTGTGGGATCGTGAACGAGAGGAGGAGCTGATGGCCAAATTGGTGGAGATCGTGAACGACCGAAATGCCATTGTGGAGGGGCTGGATGAGGACAGACTGAG AGAGGTAGAGGAAGATGAGCAGTTGAATATGATGATTCAGAACCTTG